One Sodalinema gerasimenkoae IPPAS B-353 DNA segment encodes these proteins:
- a CDS encoding arsenic resistance protein, with protein sequence MTIFEKIQPFLVLSSVILGLSLGQNAAASQMASILIVPLLALMLYATFIPLDLKKFQETRGKLNVVLISLGINFVWTPLFAWGLGAVFLNSVPDVWVGFLMLMVTPCTDWYLVFTGISAGNVALATALLPLNLILQVLLLPLYLLIFANQLVVINPTQFLNSLAWVLLLPWLLAILSRQWILRANSRRYFEVNLSKISSIQVMALNGAIIAIFTSEGRSLIDQSDILLTLVFPICLFFICNFSLAYFVRQQFKLSYEDFACLTCTTLARNSPLSLAVAASVFPHQPLITLTLVIGPLIELPTLVLVSQLLLKIQQQERWRG encoded by the coding sequence GTGACGATTTTCGAAAAAATCCAGCCCTTTCTGGTTCTAAGTTCCGTAATATTGGGTTTAAGTTTAGGACAAAATGCCGCCGCTTCTCAAATGGCATCAATCCTCATCGTGCCGCTTTTAGCTCTCATGCTTTATGCTACGTTTATTCCCCTTGACTTAAAAAAGTTTCAGGAAACAAGAGGCAAGTTAAACGTTGTTTTAATAAGCTTGGGAATCAACTTTGTCTGGACTCCTCTCTTCGCTTGGGGACTGGGGGCAGTATTCCTTAATTCAGTTCCAGATGTTTGGGTCGGGTTTTTAATGCTAATGGTCACGCCCTGCACAGATTGGTATTTAGTTTTCACAGGGATTTCTGCCGGTAATGTGGCATTAGCAACGGCGTTACTGCCCTTAAATTTGATTCTACAGGTTCTCCTATTACCGCTGTATCTCCTGATTTTTGCTAATCAGCTTGTGGTAATAAATCCGACTCAATTTCTCAATAGTCTTGCGTGGGTCTTATTGCTTCCATGGCTCTTGGCAATCTTGTCGCGACAGTGGATTCTCCGGGCAAACAGCCGCCGTTATTTTGAAGTCAATTTGTCTAAGATTTCTTCGATACAGGTTATGGCGCTCAATGGAGCAATTATTGCCATATTCACCTCGGAGGGACGAAGTTTAATCGACCAATCTGATATTTTATTGACCCTTGTTTTCCCCATTTGTCTGTTCTTTATTTGTAACTTTAGCTTAGCCTATTTCGTCAGACAGCAATTTAAATTATCTTACGAAGATTTTGCTTGCCTAACCTGTACCACGTTGGCTCGCAACTCTCCTTTATCTTTGGCGGTTGCGGCTTCGGTCTTTCCTCATCAACCTTTGATCACACTTACGTTGGTGATAGGCCCATTGATTGAGTTACCGACGTTGGTTTTGGTCTCTCAGCTTCTCCTGAAGATTCAGCAACAGGAACGATGGAGGGGTTAA
- a CDS encoding B12-binding domain-containing radical SAM protein yields MKALLLYPQFPQSFWSYDRFMELAGLKATIPPLGIITVAALLPSHWDIRFRDRNVATETDEDWQWCDIVILSAMLVQKTDFQALIRKGVRLGKLVAVGGPYPTSVPDDALNAGAQFLVLDEGEMTIPPFVEAVEQGETQGVFRSLEKPDVTQTPQPRFDLLQRDAYLMMAMQFSRGCPFNCEFCDIISLYGRKPRTKDPEQALAELQTLYDLGWRGSLFIVDEASIG; encoded by the coding sequence ATGAAAGCGCTATTACTATACCCTCAATTCCCTCAGTCTTTTTGGTCTTACGATCGCTTTATGGAATTGGCCGGACTCAAGGCAACCATTCCTCCCCTGGGAATTATTACCGTTGCGGCTCTATTGCCCTCCCATTGGGACATTCGCTTCCGCGATCGCAACGTCGCCACTGAAACCGATGAGGATTGGCAATGGTGCGATATTGTCATTCTCTCCGCCATGCTGGTGCAAAAGACTGACTTTCAAGCCCTGATTCGTAAAGGGGTTCGTTTGGGCAAACTCGTCGCCGTCGGCGGTCCCTATCCCACCTCGGTTCCCGACGATGCCTTAAACGCCGGGGCACAGTTTCTGGTTCTCGATGAAGGGGAAATGACCATACCGCCATTTGTCGAAGCCGTTGAGCAGGGAGAAACCCAGGGAGTCTTCCGTTCCTTGGAGAAACCCGATGTCACCCAAACGCCTCAACCTCGTTTTGATCTCCTGCAACGGGATGCCTATCTAATGATGGCCATGCAATTCTCCCGAGGCTGTCCCTTCAACTGTGAATTTTGTGACATTATTTCCCTCTATGGTCGTAAACCGCGCACCAAAGACCCAGAGCAAGCATTGGCTGAACTACAAACCCTCTATGACTTAGGGTGGCGAGGCTCTCTATTTATCGTCGATGAAGCAAGCATTGGCTGA